A single region of the Desulfocurvibacter africanus subsp. africanus DSM 2603 genome encodes:
- the cutA gene encoding divalent-cation tolerance protein CutA — protein sequence MSLATLYVTTPTKADAERIARALLEKRLVACANILEGCTSLYWWDGQVQSDQECVMICKTQMRLVTQAAAFIEELHPYDVPCVTAMPILKAGRKYAEWVTAETAQPGDTMV from the coding sequence ATGTCCTTGGCAACGCTGTATGTGACCACGCCAACCAAGGCCGACGCCGAGCGCATCGCCCGCGCCCTGCTGGAAAAACGCCTGGTGGCCTGCGCCAACATCCTGGAGGGCTGCACATCCTTGTACTGGTGGGACGGCCAGGTCCAGAGCGACCAGGAGTGCGTCATGATCTGCAAGACGCAGATGCGCCTGGTCACCCAGGCCGCCGCGTTCATCGAGGAGCTGCACCCCTATGACGTGCCCTGCGTGACGGCCATGCCCATACTCAAGGCCGGTCGCAAGTACGCCGAGTGGGTCACTGCCGAAACGGCCCAGCCTGGGGACACCATGGTATGA